A genomic window from Flavobacterium azooxidireducens includes:
- a CDS encoding helix-turn-helix domain-containing protein, translating into MKAFLKFDFNVLTKKVLEQKLGEIGLNPIILSFGEVEFLENISAEKMKEMTVLLNEFGIEIIENQKSILVQKIKDTITEMVNSEEPLSVKSSVYLTEKLNHSYGYLSNLFSEVTYTSIENFIIIQKIELAKNLIINNQLTLTEIAFKLNYSSVAHLSTQFKNITGITPSAFQRIIAKRRLNTFN; encoded by the coding sequence ATGAAAGCCTTTTTAAAATTTGATTTCAATGTCTTGACCAAAAAAGTCTTAGAACAAAAGCTAGGAGAAATAGGTTTAAATCCAATTATACTAAGTTTTGGTGAAGTGGAATTTTTAGAAAATATTTCTGCTGAAAAAATGAAGGAAATGACTGTTTTATTAAACGAATTCGGCATTGAAATAATTGAAAATCAAAAAAGTATCTTGGTTCAAAAGATAAAAGACACCATTACAGAAATGGTAAATAGCGAAGAACCTTTGTCTGTAAAAAGTTCGGTTTATCTCACAGAAAAACTGAATCATAGTTATGGTTATTTATCTAATTTGTTTTCGGAAGTAACTTATACTTCTATTGAAAATTTTATTATCATCCAAAAAATTGAACTAGCAAAAAATTTAATAATTAATAATCAACTCACATTAACCGAAATTGCATTTAAATTAAACTATTCAAGTGTGGCACATTTGAGTACACAGTTTAAAAATATTACAGGAATTACGCCATCCGCCTTTCAACGAATCATCGCCAAACGAAGATTAAACACATTCAACTAA
- a CDS encoding response regulator gives MQKEHITIALADDDEDDRLFFKDAFEELKINTVVSTHCDGEELMNYLHDPETILPNILFLDLNMPKKNGFECLLEIKKVQKFDDIAIAIYSTSSSEEDIENTFVQGANIYIKKPSEFSTLKKILSEVVTLNWQYHTSGLNKENFLLRM, from the coding sequence ATGCAAAAAGAACACATTACCATTGCCTTGGCCGATGATGATGAAGATGATCGTCTTTTTTTTAAAGATGCCTTTGAAGAATTAAAAATTAATACTGTAGTTTCTACCCATTGCGATGGTGAAGAATTGATGAATTATCTTCACGATCCCGAAACCATTTTGCCAAATATCCTTTTTTTAGATTTGAATATGCCTAAGAAAAATGGATTTGAATGTTTATTAGAAATTAAAAAAGTGCAAAAGTTTGATGATATTGCCATCGCCATTTATTCTACCTCTTCATCGGAAGAGGATATAGAAAATACGTTTGTGCAAGGAGCTAATATTTATATCAAAAAACCAAGCGAATTTAGTACGTTAAAGAAAATTTTAAGCGAAGTAGTTACGCTAAATTGGCAATACCACACCTCCGGATTAAACAAAGAAAATTTCTTATTAAGAATGTAA
- a CDS encoding sensor histidine kinase, with amino-acid sequence MKIQDLKKSTLLLKIAFVVSLAVILFTASVSYKHIINLNKSRDLVIHSYEVQLELERVISYIKDAETGYRGYLLYGDTTFLDSYSNSREKVNKAFFNLKNLTADNQSQQKKLKELYHLIVLRYTYFNKSYEDKDLYKKYYEANGKKVMDQIRKKVDEMVSLENSILKKREFDFRDSVSYTPLYALLVIFITLFFIVIAYIKINSDFKKIERSNSRLRVSQESINQAEILGNYCSWTWNLEKDEIQFSDNQFRLFGLEPQVFEATHTDFLGFVHPDDYEVTSKAINDIPVNESLPTINYRIINKNEEVRHLRSVGKLFINRFNEKIIIGTTRDVTEDIVKKIILREKNTDLERNNKELVEFNYAASHDLQEPLRKIQTFISRINEKEKENLSDTGKEYLERIVVSASRMRVLIDDLLQYSRTNKTDASFEEVDLDETATAAVQELSQLIEETNATVDFCKLPTIKGIPFQLRQLFINLINNSIKYKKPDQPPIITISYEKIKASDDDQIDDNSNRMYHKISFVDNGIGFHPDDSKKIFLLFNRLHAKDSYPGTGVGLAICKKIVKNHYGFICANGQPDEGALITVYLPTEY; translated from the coding sequence ATGAAAATTCAAGACCTAAAAAAATCGACTTTACTACTCAAAATCGCGTTTGTGGTTTCTTTGGCAGTCATTTTATTTACGGCTTCCGTTTCTTATAAACATATTATTAATCTCAACAAATCGAGAGATTTAGTAATTCATTCCTATGAAGTTCAATTGGAACTTGAACGTGTAATTTCATACATTAAAGATGCCGAAACCGGTTACCGTGGCTATTTACTCTATGGCGACACCACCTTTTTAGATTCCTATTCTAACTCAAGAGAAAAAGTTAATAAAGCTTTTTTCAATTTAAAAAATCTTACGGCCGACAATCAATCACAACAAAAAAAGCTAAAAGAACTTTATCACTTGATTGTTTTGCGATACACTTATTTTAATAAAAGTTATGAAGACAAAGATCTTTATAAAAAATATTATGAAGCCAATGGCAAGAAAGTGATGGATCAAATTCGGAAAAAAGTTGACGAAATGGTTTCTCTTGAAAACAGCATTTTGAAAAAACGTGAATTTGATTTTCGAGATTCTGTTTCCTACACACCTCTTTATGCTTTATTGGTCATTTTCATCACATTATTTTTTATTGTTATTGCTTACATTAAAATTAATAGCGATTTTAAAAAAATAGAACGATCCAATTCCAGGTTACGGGTTTCGCAAGAATCCATCAATCAAGCAGAAATTTTAGGAAATTATTGTAGTTGGACATGGAATTTGGAAAAAGATGAAATTCAGTTTTCAGATAACCAGTTTAGACTTTTTGGATTAGAACCGCAAGTTTTTGAAGCAACGCACACCGATTTCTTAGGTTTTGTTCATCCGGATGATTATGAAGTAACATCAAAAGCAATCAATGATATTCCTGTTAATGAAAGTCTTCCTACGATTAACTATAGAATAATTAATAAAAATGAAGAAGTTAGACATTTGCGTTCGGTTGGAAAATTATTCATCAATCGTTTTAACGAAAAAATCATCATCGGAACCACGCGAGATGTGACAGAAGACATTGTGAAAAAAATTATTCTTCGTGAAAAAAATACCGATTTAGAAAGAAACAATAAAGAATTAGTCGAATTTAATTATGCTGCCAGTCATGATTTGCAAGAACCATTAAGGAAAATTCAAACCTTTATTTCTCGTATTAATGAAAAAGAAAAGGAAAATCTTTCAGACACCGGAAAAGAATATTTAGAAAGAATTGTGGTTTCTGCAAGCAGAATGCGAGTTCTAATTGATGATTTACTTCAATATTCCAGAACCAATAAAACGGATGCCAGTTTTGAAGAAGTAGATTTGGATGAAACTGCCACAGCTGCAGTTCAAGAATTATCTCAATTAATTGAAGAAACAAATGCAACGGTTGATTTTTGTAAACTACCGACAATTAAAGGTATTCCTTTTCAATTAAGACAATTATTCATTAATCTGATTAATAATTCCATTAAATACAAAAAGCCGGATCAACCGCCAATCATCACTATATCGTACGAAAAAATTAAAGCCAGTGATGATGATCAAATTGATGATAATTCAAATAGAATGTACCATAAAATTAGTTTTGTTGATAACGGAATTGGTTTTCATCCGGATGATTCTAAAAAGATATTCTTATTATTTAATCGACTTCACGCCAAAGACAGTTATCCAGGAACCGGAGTTGGATTAGCCATTTGTAAAAAAATTGTCAAAAATCACTACGGTTTTATTTGTGCCAATGGTCAACCCGATGAAGGTGCTCTAATCACTGTGTATTTGCCAACCGAATACTAA